GCTCTGACCACAGGGTGGGGAGCATCTGGATATGAGTGCGGCAGATGTAAACCCCTTCATCCTCAGGTGTCAGGTTGTCAATGGAGAATATAGCCATTGTCCCAGTTGGGACTTGGTAATCCACAGGCTCTGCATATCCCTCTTTAAACAGCATGAATACCAAATCCTGCAGCCAGCCATGGCAGAGGATGTTAACATTACATCCAGGAAGAGGGGGGGTCTCAGCCTGAATCCAGAAGATGGGCTTGGGCAGCTGGCCTGGAAGGATAGAATGAACTGTAATTAGGTAAAGCAAGAATAGTACTGTCTAGGGAGCAGCAGAGGAGAGCTCTACTTTAATTGAGGTTTCCCTGTATGATCCTTGTTTGTCACCCCTCCTTCTCCCATCTCTGCTCCAGAGTCTGCATGCCCCCTCTGCATTGCCCAATACAAAGTAGGCCCTTATTTACTATCTGTGGGATGCATGCTTGCATGCATTTGAGAAACAAACCCTCCCCTGGAAGGCAAGTTTGAATCTCAGGAGCTGGAGTCGATTCTTGAGTATCGCTGTCTTCTTACCTGGTGCCTCCAACTCTAGAACTTTACTGGGCTTTGACCAGCCTGGCTCCTTCCAGTAGCAGCACCGGTAAAGACCTGCATTGGACTCAGTAAGGGCACCTATAAGGAATGAAACTTGGAAGGTCTTGTGGGAAGGGCGGATCCAGGTCATCTGTGTCTTATCCTTCAGCAACAGGAACTTGCTTGATATCCGAGAGGGGCTTCGGCACCAAAGCGTGATGTTCTCCCAAGGGGCCTGGGGGTAGTTGGACTCTATCCACAGCTCCGGTTGAGGGTCGATCACTGTTATTCCCACAGATCAAAAAGATGTGAGCAGTCCAGCCctctccctcccataacatgtccCACAATGTCCCTTAAAATTAGCCCGGACCCAGATCTCTCATTTTGTCTTCCCTTGGGGACAGGAATGTGCTCCTGTGGGGCATCGTATAAGAACCCCAAGATATTTGGTCAAGGGGTCCAAATGAGTTGGAGAATAAAGTCTGATGGTTTCTTTTCCATCTGAGATAAAGCTTTTCACCATGCCATAGGAAACCAAGTCCTCTGATTCCCAATCAGCCCAATCTATCTCTGGAATGTCAAGGCATTATGTCCAGGGTCATGGAGACACGCCAGCATCTTGGATCCTTTAGGAAGGAGGTGACTGAGAGGGCAGGACTCACTTACCTATCGATGTCATACCCAGACTCATCCCTGAAAAGAGAGATTATGGTAAAGGAGAGCTCCCTTGTTGTCTCCACCCTGTGCT
The sequence above is drawn from the Theropithecus gelada isolate Dixy chromosome X, Tgel_1.0, whole genome shotgun sequence genome and encodes:
- the IGSF1 gene encoding immunoglobulin superfamily member 1 isoform X4; this encodes MTLDRPGEGATMLKTFTVLLFCIRMSLGMTSIVIDPQPELWIESNYPQAPWENITLWCRSPSRISSKFLLLKDKTQMTWIRPSHKTFQVSFLIGALTESNAGLYRCCYWKEPGWSKPSKVLELEAPGQLPKPIFWIQAETPPLPGCNVNILCHGWLQDLVFMLFKEGYAEPVDYQVPTGTMAIFSIDNLTPEDEGVYICRTHIQMLPTLWSEPSNPLKLVVAGGCGYGCWHLAIVVPGIMAG